The genomic window GCGTCTTTGTCGGCCTGACGTTGTCGCTGATTATTGGCAGCGCGGCACTGGCAGCATTCGTGTATTCGGTGAAGTGGTTTAAACCGCTGTTCGCTCCCCAGCCGATCAAGGGTAGCTGGTGGATGTGGGTTGCGCCGTTCTTCCTGGTGGCTGCCATTGCGCTGCGCTTTCTGGGCATCAACTACAGCAGCTATCAGGCATCCGTGGTGGTCATCATGCTGCTCACGGGTTTGCTGATCGGTTTTGCCGAGGAAATCCTTACCCGCGGCATCGTGGTGAAAATGCTGCGCGACTCCGGGAAGCCGGAGTGGGTAGTCATGGTGCTGTCTTCCTTGGTCTTTGCGTTGCTTCATTCCGCGAACGTCTTGTCAGGCATGCCGATCGTCACCGTCTTGGTGACCGTGCTGTTTACGTTCGGCTTCGGCATTTGCATGTACTTGACTCTCCGGGTCACCGGCAACCTGATCTGGCCCATGATCCTGCATGCCCTCTACGACCCCACGCTCTTCCTGTCAACTGGCGGCATCGACCAGGCCGCCGCGGGTCCGCAGAGCCCGCTATTACAGTTGGCAGGCCCGGCCAACATGATCTACATGCTGATCGCCGTAGTCGCGTTGATTTTCGTTCGCGGACGGGTGCAGCGTGAACCCCTCGCCGTTCCGGTCCTGCGCTAGCCCAGGCGACACAGCAGAAAACTGAAGCGTTCGACGGCGGGTGCCGCACCCGCCGTCGAACGCTCCAGTTAAGTGCAGCGGCAGTTTACTGCGGCTTCAGGATTGACCGATATCGATGCCCGTAACCGGCGCCCCGGCACGCTCGTACGCCAGCGCTACCGCCCCGTTGGGAAAGCCCTGCGGCGGCTGAACCAACCGGAAAGCCGCGGGTACCCCGGCTCCGTCGGCCCACAAGCGCTTGCCTGTGCCGAAGGTGAGCGGGTAAAGGTACAAATTGAGCCGGTCCACCAGGTCCGCGTCGAGGAGTGACCGTACCAGTTCGCCGCTGCCGATCACGTGGATATCGTTGAAGCGCTCCTTCAGGGCAGCGAGCTGATCAAGGTTTCCCAACGTCGTCGTTCCGTCCCACTGAGGGTCGGTCAAGGTCTTGGAAACCACGAATTTGGGCAGGCCGTTCAGTGTCCGGGCAATGTGGTCGTCCTGGTTGGGCCAGTATGCGGCGAAGATGTCGTACGTCCGCCGACCCAGCAGAAGGGCGTCCATCCGGTTAATCCCATCGACGATCGCGGCACCGGCTTCCTCATCTGAGTAGGCGGCCTGCCATCCGCCGTGCTCGAAGCCGCCCGAGCGGTCCTCGTCCGGGCCGCCCGGGGCCTGGTACACGCCGTCGAGGGTGATGAAGAGGTCAACGGACAGAATTCCCATGGTGTTCTCCTGTTAAGGGTTGGGGTCTGGTCTTGCCGGTGTGCAGTGCGCTTCCGCGGACATCCTAGTCCTGGCACAGAGCCGGCGGGAGGGTCGCGCGGTGAAGGCAATGCGACTAATTTACAAGCGTCTCCTGGGAGGCGCTCGGCTGTTCCTCGTCAGGATCTGCCCATTCGAGGGCAGCGACAAGGTGGCTTTCGTTGGGCAGGGCTTGCTGTTCGGAGGCCGGGAGCTTGTCGTATGTATAGGCGGCCACTGCCATGGGTGAGGTGACGTGCCCCCACGGCAATTGTGCAACAACTTGTTGCACAATTGGGTCCGGCCATGCGTCGGCAAAGGCCCGCATATAAAAGAGGTTCCGTCAAGACAGACCCTTCATATCCGGGAACTCTGCACGGAGGTCCTCGGCCAGGCGCCCCATGACGCCGCTCCCCCATTGCTCGATCTGCTGACGCTCCAACACAGTCTTCCCGATCGACCAATACAACTCGATCAGCTGTGTGTTGACGGTTCGACGGGCGGTCTGACGCGCATCGCGCACGCGTTTCTTGAGCGCATCCAAGAGATCTTTGTAATCTGCGGGTAAAGCCAGGGCACGCGAATCAGTCATGCCTCAAACTATTGACCGCCACTGACATTTCTCAGAGCAGACCCCTACTCCGCGTCCTCCCCCGTCACCGTGGACTCCCGGATGATCAGCTTCGGGGCCAGGCTTACGCGGCGCAGTGCAGGCTGCACGGCGGAACCCGTCTTTGCCGCAAGACGTTCCATGCACATGGCGACGGCGGCATGTCCAACGTCGCGCTTGGGCGGGGCGATGGAGGTCAGGGGTACAGGGGCGAGGTCCGCAACTTCGTCGTCATAGGCCACAATCGCCAGGTCCTCGGGAACATCGACGCCGGACTCCTCAGCCAGGTTGATGAGCGTGATGGCCTCTTCGTCCGGCAGCACCAGGGCCGCATGGGTATCGGTGCGCCGGCAGTCCTTCAGGAACTTGGCAAACTCCTTCTGGTTGTTGCCTGCCCCCACCACTGAACGGACATATTCCATGACGGGTGCATCTGTTTCGAGGCCAAGCTTGGCCACCATGCGCTCGTGGCTTTCGCGGAGCCAGGGTGCCGTGGAGCTGCTCGCTATGGCCAGCCCTATCCTGCGGTGGCCCAATGATGCCAGGTGCTCGATGGCAAGTTCGGCCCCGTAGCTGTGATCGGACATCACGGACTCGAACACCCGGCTTGACCGTTCCACCAGTACCACGGGAATCCGCAGTCCGGACAGCAATTCGAACGTCGGAGACCCGGGTTCCAAGGGTCCGGCGGTGGCCAACAGTATGCCGTCCACCGAGTTTGCCACCATGCGCTGGAGTTGCCGGTGCTCATCCTCGGTGGAGTAGTTGCTGACCCCCAGGATGAGCCGCGCGTTCAGTTCCCTGGCTGCAGCTTCTGCGCCCCGGATAATTTCGGGAAAGTAGTACCCGGCGGTGGGAACGATGAGGCCAAGGGTTGCCAGTGGCTGGCGGGATCTCCGGCTGACTGTTTCGCCCGGCCGTTCGGCCACCATCCGCACCGCTCCCCCATGGACCCTCCTCAGCAGGCCCTGGGCCGCGAGCTGTGTGAGGTCCCGGCGGATGGTCATGGTGGACTGGCCGCTCTTTTCGGCAAACCCGTTCACGGTCAGTGTCCCGCGCAACTCCAGCTCGCGGAGTATTTTCTCGTGGCGTTCCCCGCTGAGCATGCCAATCCTCTTCCGGAATCCAAATGGTCAAACAAGCATAAATGAACGCTGTGAGGCCCGCTCTGCGCGTTAAATACTCGCCAGAGAGCGCAAAGCGGGCCCCGCAACGCCAGCCACTACCGTCGGGGGTAGTCGTCGATCCGAACAACGTTCCGGCCACGCATCGTGTAGAGGTAGCCGTCTTCGTCGTTGGTGATGTGCGAGCCGCTGTACCAGCCGCCGTCGATATCGGCCACAACCGTGGCGAGCTCGAAGGTCTTGGGATCAAAGCGGAAAACGTCCGTGTCCGAGACACCATAAACAGCACCACGGTTGGTGACCAAGGCCGCGAATCCGGTGCAGACCGAACTGATGTCGGCCTGGTGCACCACCACGCGCCGTGGCAGGTCGATGACGAACATGCGCCCGGTCCGGACGATCCCGTACAAGTACCGTCCCTGCACAGCCAAGGCAGAAACGCCTGCGCCGAGGCCCGGATCGAGGCGCCACAGTTCCTTGCCCGTCACAGGGTTCATCGCCACAACAGTGCCGGGCCCCTCGGTACCGGGCCGTCCGCCGCCAAGGTAGGCAACGCCGTCGCGCGCTGTTACTGCACGAACCAGCTGCACCTTGTCCACGGGGTTGAGGAAGAATCCGGACTTGCCCGTGGCGGGATCGTAGGTCCAGAGCGAGCCACCGCCCTCGGTGTCAGCCTGGGCGCACACCAGGACGAGCTTGTTGACCTCGTCCCAATGGACGTCCAGGGGACGGTTCTGTTCGGAGGAGAACTTGGCCACCTGGCTGATGGGCTTGCCGCTGCGCGGATCGTAGCTCCAGATGCCCTGGGAGCTGTACTGGCCGGTGTAAAGCACGTTGTCCACCACCACGGCGTCCTTCGCTTCGCCCGGAACCGTCATGTTGGTGACCTGCCCGTCCTTCAGCGACCGACGCGAGATGACGCCATTGCCGCCCACATACACCAGGCCACCCCCGGCTGCCAGCCCCATGGCTTCCTGGGCATCCGACGGCGCTCCGGCCTCGCCGAGGTCCGTGGTCTTGTACGTCCCGGAAACGGGGTCGATTTCCGCCACGAAACCGAAAGCGGAGGTGACCAGCAGCTTGCCGTCCAAGGCATCAACGCCCCAGATTTCGCCCAGGAACGGCCCTTGGTATGGCACAGCTGCAACCTTGTTGCCGGACAGTGAGTACGCCAGGAGACCGGCCTCGTTGGCGAAGTAGACCTTGTCCCCGATCGCGGCGAAGTTCTTGGCGGTCTTGCCTTCGGATGCGGCCGCGGCGTAGGAGGTCGGGTTGGCGATGCTGACGGCGGCGATCTTGGAAGTGGACGTGGAAGCAGCCGAGCCCACCAGGACTTTGTCGCCAACAATTGCCAGGTCCCGGATGCTGGGATCTGCCACCATCTCTGCAGGCGTGACGTTGGTGAAGGTCTTGGCAGCGCGGTTGTAAGCGTAGAGGCATGCCCTGCTGGCGCTGCCGCCGCCGCCCAAAGTGCTGCCTGCGCCGAAGAAGATGGTGGAGTCCGTGGCCGCAACCGCACGGGCCAGGGTAGCGCCGGCATCGGGAACACCAAGGTTGGAAACCGTTCCCGTGGCGGGGTCGTATTCCCACAACGCCGGCGCCGTCCCGCTGCCGCCGCCCACAGCGTAGAGGCGGCCGTTGGGGGCTACGCTCAGGTCTCGGACGTCGCGGTCCCCGATCCGCCCAATGGGCTTGGCTTTCACACCCGGGTTGGAAAGGTCCCAGCGGAACAGGTTCGGCTTGGGCCCGGTGGTGTTCTGCAGGACGCCGGCGTACAGGTACCGGCCCGAGGCGTCGGCGGCCAGGGTTTGGATGGCGTAGCCGTTCTCCAACTCGGTCACCCCGGTGACCTTGCCACTGGGAACATGGAACGCCACAATGCGCACGGGATCCAGGTTCCGCGAGCCGATGAACAGCGTGTCGCCTACCAGCAGCCCGCTCATCAGGGAGAACTGGACGACGCCGGGGCCAAGGTCCAGCACTTCGGTCGCCTTGGTTTTGGACGCGGGAAGAGTGGACGCCGACGCCGACTGGCCGGCTGCCAGCCCGATGGCCGCCGCGAGCGAAGCCGCGCCGCCAACTTGAAGGACTGCCCGCCTGCTGATGTTCGATTTCTCCATTGGAATCCCTGTTCTTCGGTGGTGACTTTTCAGTAGTCGCTGATTCGGGTGTCCAGAATTCATAGCAGCGCCGAACGACCAGCGTCCAGCATTTTTGTTCGTTCAAACACAATTGGCATCGGTGATGCATCGCCGGAATGCGGTTCAAAGACGCAGGCTTCCTTGCTGAATGTTTGAATTTGTTTGAAACGTTGAAGATGTTCGAACTTGCCGATTACATGGATTCATCGCATGTGGCCCCAACCACATGTCCCCTCTCTTCGCATCGCAAGTCTTCAAAGGAGAACACCATGAAGCGTCGTCACCTATTCGCGGGGGTGGCCGGCCTGGCGGCCAGCACCTTGCTGCTCGCAGCCTGCGGGACCGGCCCCAGCACCTCCGCTGCTCCTACGCCCACGGAAGACCCCTCAGGGTCCATTACTTTCTGGTCCTCACTGGCCGGGATGGACAAAGTGGCTGAAGCGTTCAACGCCAGCCAGGACAAGATCAAGGTCAGCTTCGAAACCATCCCCAACGGCGCCAACGGTGGTTACGCCAAGCTCTCCACCGCCATCACGGCAGGCAACGGCCCGGACGTCGCCACCATCGAATACCCCCAGTTGCCGCAGTTCGTCAGCAACAGCCAGGTCATTCCGCTCGATGGCCTGATCAACAAGTCCGAAACTGTGGACAAGCTCACGGACGAGACAAAGGCATTGGTCCAGTTCGGCGGGAAGACCTATGCCCTTCCGTACGACGCCGCCCCGATGCTCATGTGGTACCGCAAAGACATGCTGGCGAAAGCCGGCGTCGAGGTCCCTAAGACCTGGGACGAATTTGAAGAGGCAGGCAAGAAGCTCAAGGCCGTAGCGCCTGACTCCTACCTGGCCAGCTTCAACCCCAACGAGGTAGCGGCGAGCGCAGGTCTGGCCTGGCAGGCAGGGGCCAAGTGGTTCGGCACCGAAGGCGACAGCTGGAAAGTTGGAGTCAACGACGAAGCAACACAGAAGGTTGCCAACTACTGGCAGAAGCTGATTGACCAGAAGATCGTCAAAGTCACCCAGGCCTACAGCGACGA from Arthrobacter sp. StoSoilB20 includes these protein-coding regions:
- a CDS encoding CPBP family intramembrane glutamic endopeptidase — its product is MDQSVRSSPWKAFWDKGGWWRAILLAVLYMAIYLGAGLVIGPIAGDQVVAEDLFRTPESVFVGLTLSLIIGSAALAAFVYSVKWFKPLFAPQPIKGSWWMWVAPFFLVAAIALRFLGINYSSYQASVVVIMLLTGLLIGFAEEILTRGIVVKMLRDSGKPEWVVMVLSSLVFALLHSANVLSGMPIVTVLVTVLFTFGFGICMYLTLRVTGNLIWPMILHALYDPTLFLSTGGIDQAAAGPQSPLLQLAGPANMIYMLIAVVALIFVRGRVQREPLAVPVLR
- a CDS encoding dihydrofolate reductase family protein, producing the protein MGILSVDLFITLDGVYQAPGGPDEDRSGGFEHGGWQAAYSDEEAGAAIVDGINRMDALLLGRRTYDIFAAYWPNQDDHIARTLNGLPKFVVSKTLTDPQWDGTTTLGNLDQLAALKERFNDIHVIGSGELVRSLLDADLVDRLNLYLYPLTFGTGKRLWADGAGVPAAFRLVQPPQGFPNGAVALAYERAGAPVTGIDIGQS
- a CDS encoding DUF1016 N-terminal domain-containing protein, translating into MTDSRALALPADYKDLLDALKKRVRDARQTARRTVNTQLIELYWSIGKTVLERQQIEQWGSGVMGRLAEDLRAEFPDMKGLS
- a CDS encoding substrate-binding domain-containing protein gives rise to the protein MLSGERHEKILRELELRGTLTVNGFAEKSGQSTMTIRRDLTQLAAQGLLRRVHGGAVRMVAERPGETVSRRSRQPLATLGLIVPTAGYYFPEIIRGAEAAARELNARLILGVSNYSTEDEHRQLQRMVANSVDGILLATAGPLEPGSPTFELLSGLRIPVVLVERSSRVFESVMSDHSYGAELAIEHLASLGHRRIGLAIASSSTAPWLRESHERMVAKLGLETDAPVMEYVRSVVGAGNNQKEFAKFLKDCRRTDTHAALVLPDEEAITLINLAEESGVDVPEDLAIVAYDDEVADLAPVPLTSIAPPKRDVGHAAVAMCMERLAAKTGSAVQPALRRVSLAPKLIIRESTVTGEDAE
- a CDS encoding sugar ABC transporter substrate-binding protein produces the protein MKRRHLFAGVAGLAASTLLLAACGTGPSTSAAPTPTEDPSGSITFWSSLAGMDKVAEAFNASQDKIKVSFETIPNGANGGYAKLSTAITAGNGPDVATIEYPQLPQFVSNSQVIPLDGLINKSETVDKLTDETKALVQFGGKTYALPYDAAPMLMWYRKDMLAKAGVEVPKTWDEFEEAGKKLKAVAPDSYLASFNPNEVAASAGLAWQAGAKWFGTEGDSWKVGVNDEATQKVANYWQKLIDQKIVKVTQAYSDEWSLDLANSTVVGVVGANWSATGIQKRTEASGQKGQWIAAELPNWGNESGAFYGGSSFNVTKSSKNPAAAAKFVEFLTTNQQAIKARGNTGSAFLAFPGLTPVAQQAYDASYFGNDIYEVFTKAYGTITPGWQWGPNWDITNTALKDAYGKLTTGGTILGSVDTAQDATVASLKQAGLSVKE